A window from Citrus sinensis cultivar Valencia sweet orange chromosome 3, DVS_A1.0, whole genome shotgun sequence encodes these proteins:
- the LOC127901045 gene encoding protein NRT1/ PTR FAMILY 5.2-like translates to MATLKLGEEKGDADGREDYTQDGTVDLKGKPVLRSNTGRWKACSFIVGYEVFERMAYYGIASNLVLYLTNKLREGTVKSANNVTNWVGTVWMTPILGAYIADAFLGRYWTFVLASAIYFSGMSLLTLAVSVPALKPPSCGHGIKIEDCHKKASALQKGIFYCALYIIAIGTGGTKPNISTMGADQFDDFEPKERRQKLSFFNWWMFSIFFGTLFSNTFLIYIQDNVGWSLGYGLPTIGLLVSILLFLVGTPFYRHKLPSGSPMTRIAQVIVAAVRKWKEPVPIDPKELHELSLEEYSKSNKFRIDHTPSLRFLDKAAVKTGPSSPWMLSPVTQVEETKQMVKMLPILIATLIPSAAVAQGGTLFIKQGATLNRSMGPHFKIPTACLTAFITIFMLVTIVIYDRYMVPFLRRYTKNPRGITLLQRMGIGLVLHVVIMLTACFVERKRLHVARTEGALGKEDTVPLTIFILLPQFALMGVADNFVEVAKLEFFYDQAPEGMKSLGTSYFTTSLGVGHFLSSVLLTTVSDVTKRNGHRGWVLDNLNISHLDYYYALLAILSFLNLLFYFLVAKLFVYNVDVDSKRDLQEAIDAAAHSKGLAAEAGTGFG, encoded by the exons atggCCACATTAAAGCTAGGTGAAGAGAAGGGAGATGCAGATGGAAGAGAAGATTATACACAAGATGGAACCGTGGATCTCAAGGGGAAACCCGTCTTGAGATCAAATACTGGCAGATGGAAAGCTTGTTCTTTCATTGTAG GGTACGAAGTGTTTGAGAGGATGGCATATTATGGGATAGCATCAAACCTAGTTCTGTATTTGACAAACAAGCTCCGTGAAGGCACTGTGAAATCAGCAAACAACGTCACCAACTGGGTTGGCACCGTCTGGATGACTCCTATTTTAGGTGCTTATATCGCTGATGCTTTTCTCGGTCGCTACTGGACCTTCGTCCTTGCATCCGCCATTTATTTCTCg GGAATGTCCCTGTTAACCCTAGCAGTATCAGTGCCAGCCCTGAAGCCCCCGTCATGCGGCCATGGGATCAAAATTGAAGACTGCCACAAGAAAGCCTCGGCCTTGCAAAAGGGAATTTTCTACTGTGCACTATACATAATCGCAATCGGGACAGGAGGCACGAAGCCTAACATCTCCACCATGGGAGCTGATcagtttgatgattttgagccTAAAGAGAGGAGGCAAAAGCTTTCTTTCTTCAACTGGTGGATGTTCAGCATTTTCTTTGGAACCCTCTTCTCGAACACTTTCTTGATCTACATTCAGGACAATGTTGGCTGGAGTCTTGGCTATGGCCTCCCCACAATTGGCCTCCTCGTTTCCATTTTGCTGTTTCTTGTTGGAACGCCATTTTATAGACACAAGCTGCCTTCAGGGAGCCCCATGACTAGAATTGCACAAGTTATTGTGGCTGCAGTCAGGAAATGGAAGGAACCTGTCCCGATTGACCCAAAAGAGCTACATGAGTTGAGCTTGGAAGAATACTCAAAATCTAACAAATTCAGAATTGATCACACCCCTTCGTTaag ATTCCTTGACAAAGCCGCGGTAAAGACCGGACCAAGCTCACCGTGGATGCTATCTCCGGTGACTCAAGTAGAAGAAACGAAGCAAATGGTGAAAATGCTCCCAATTCTGATTGCAACACTCATACCAAGCGCAGCGGTGGCTCAAGGGGGTACACTATTCATCAAACAGGGCGCCACCCTGAATAGAAGCATGGGTCCTCATTTCAAAATCCCAACGGCGTGTCTCACAGCATTTATAACCATCTTCATGTTGGTCACCATCGTCATTTACGACCGTTACATGGTTCCATTCCTCAGGCGTTACACTAAAAACCCAAGAGGAATCACCTTGCTTCAGAGAATGGGAATTGGCCTTGTGTTGCATGTTGTTATCATGCTGACAGCTTGCTTTGTTGAAAGGAAAAGACTTCACGTTGCAAGAACAGAAGGAGCTTTGGGTAAAGAGGACACCGTGCCTCTAACCATATTCATACTACTTCCTCAGTTTGCTTTAATGGGGGTGGCTGATAACTTCGTTGAAGTTGCAAAGCTGGAATTCTTTTACGACCAAGCTCCTGAAGGGATGAAAAGTCTAGGTACATCATATTTCACTACAAGCTTAGGAGTTGGGCATTTTTTGAGTTCGGTCCTATTGACGACTGTTTCGGATGTCACTAAAAGGAATGGTCACAGAGGGTGGGTTTTGGATAATctaaatatttctcatttagACTATTATTATGCGTTGTTGGCGATCTTGAGCTTCCTCAACTTGCTCTTCTATTTCCTCGTCGCAAAGTTGTTTGTTTATAATGTAGACGTGGACTCGAAAAGGGATTTGCAAGAAGCCATTGATGCTGCTGCACATAGCAAAGGTTTAGCAGCTGAAGCTGGCACTGGATTCGGCTGA
- the LOC102622156 gene encoding heterogeneous nuclear ribonucleoprotein 1-like, translating to MESDEGKLFIGGIAWDTTEGTLRDYFTRFGDVSQVVIMRDKTTGRPRGFGFVVFSDPSVLDQVLQDKHTIDGRPVEAKRALSREEQHNSRSGNFNSGRGSEGGGYFKTKKIFVGGLPPTLTEDGFRQYFENYGHVTDVVVMYDQNTQRPRGFGFITFETEDAVDNVLQKVFHELNGKLVEVKRALPKDASGGGRSGGYQGYGASGGNTSSFDGRLDGNRYMQTQSNAGGFPPFSGYGAAGYGYGAASGGVGYGGYGGYGMGGYGSTGPGFGGPAGAYGNPNAGFISAAPGALKSSWGSQNPSGYGTSGYDANAGYGANRGSAVSPLGHSSSGASGYGNQGYGYGNYGGSSGPYSGGYGAAGGRAGSGAGGENEYGDTNGNSGYTNASWRSDSSQTSSGYSGGYGGAHSRQAQQQ from the exons ATGGAATCGGACGAGGGAAAGCTATTCATTGGAGGAATAGCATGGGACACGACCGAAGGCACGCTTAGGGATTACTTCACCCGATTCGGTGACGTTTCGCAGGTCGTCATTATGCGTGACAAAACGACTGGTCGTCCACGTGGCTTCGGCTTCGTCGTCTTCTCTGATCCTTCTGTTCTCGATCAAGTCCTCCAGGACAAGCACACCATTGATGGCCGTCCT GTGGAGGCAAAGAGGGCTCTGTCAAGAGAAGAACAACACAATTCAAGATctggaaattttaattctggCAGAGGTTCCGAAGGAGGGGGAtatttcaaaaccaaaaagatATTTGTTGGAGGGCTACCACCTACTTTGACAGAGGATGGATTCCGTcagtattttgaaaattatggtCATGTGACCGATGTTGTAGTTATGTATGACCAGAATACTCAGCGTCCTCGTGGCTTTGGTTTTATCACCTTTGAAACAGAAGATGCAGTTGATAATGTTCTTCAGAAGGTCTTTCATGAGTTGAACGGTAAGCTTGTGGAGGTAAAACGAGCCCTCCCAAAAGATGCTAGTGGTGGGGGTCGAAGTGGGGGCTATCAAGGTTACGGTGCCTCTGGTGGCAATACTAGTTCATTTGATGGCCGATTGGATGGGAATAGATATATGCAAACCCAAAGTAATGCAGGCGGTTTCCCACCTTTTTCAGGCTATGGGGCAGCTGGCTATGGTTATGGAGCAGCAAGCGGTGGAGTTGGATATGGTGGTTATGGTGGTTATGGTATGGGTGGTTATGGAAGCACGGGTCCAGGTTTTGGCGGTCCCGCTGGAGCATACGGAAATCCAAATGCAGGTTTTATTAGTGCAGCACCTGGTGCCTTAAAGAGTTCTTGGGGAAGCCAAAATCCTTCTGGTTATGGCACTTCAGGTTATGATGCAAATGCAGGCTATGGAGCCAACAGAGGAAGTGCTGTTTCTCCTCTGGGCCACTCCTCAAGCGGGGCATCTGGTTATGGGAATCAAGGTTATGGGTACGGTAATTATGGTGGAAGCAGTGGACCTTATTCTGGTGGCTATGGAGCTGCTGGTGGACGAGCTGGAAGTGGTGCTGGAGGAGAGAATGAATATGGTGACACAAATGGGAACTCAGGCTATACAAATGCATCCTGGAGGTCTGATTCTTCACAGACCTCAAGTGGTTACAGTGGTGGGTATGGTGGTGCACATTCCCGACAGGCGCAACAGCAGTGA
- the LOC102612673 gene encoding protein NRT1/ PTR FAMILY 5.2-like — protein MATLKLGEEKGAADGREDYTQDGTVDLKGKPVLRSNTGRWKACSFIVGYEVFERMAYYGIASNLVLYLTNKLREGTVKSANNVTNWVGTVWMTPILGAYIADAFLGRYWTFVLASAIYFSGMSLLTLAVSVPALKPPSCGHGIKIEDCHKKASALQKGIFYCALYIIAIGTGGTKPNISTMGADQFDDFEPKERRQKLSFFNWWMFSIFFGTLFSNTFLIYIQDNVGWSLGYGLPTIGLLVSILLFLVGTPFYRHKLPSGSPMTRIAQVIVAAVRKWKEPVPIDPKELHELSLEEYSKSNKFRIDHTPSLRFLDKAAVKTGPSSPWMLSPVTQVEETKQMVKMLPILIATLIPSAAVAQGGTLFIKQGATLNRSMGPHFKIPPACLTAFITIFMLVTIVIYDRYMVPFLRRYTKNPRGITLLQRMGIGLVLHVVIMLTACFVERKRLHVARTDGALGKEDIVPLTIFILLPQFALMGVADNFVEVAKLEFFYDQAPEGMKSLGTSYFTTSLGVGHFLSSVLLTTVSDVTKRNGHRGWVLDNLNISHLDYYYALLAILSFLNLLFYFLVAKLFVYNVDVDSKRDLQEAIDAAAHSKGLSAEAGTGFG, from the exons atggCCACATTAAAGCTAGGTGAAGAGAAGGGAGCTGCAGATGGAAGAGAAGATTATACACAAGATGGAACCGTGGATCTCAAGGGGAAACCCGTCTTGAGATCAAATACTGGCAGATGGAAAGCTTGTTCTTTCATTGTAG GGTACGAAGTGTTTGAGAGGATGGCATATTATGGGATAGCATCAAACCTAGTTCTGTATTTGACAAACAAGCTCCGTGAAGGCACTGTGAAATCAGCAAACAACGTCACCAACTGGGTTGGCACCGTCTGGATGACTCCTATTTTAGGTGCTTATATCGCTGATGCTTTTCTCGGTCGCTACTGGACCTTCGTCCTTGCATCCGCCATTTATTTCTCg GGAATGTCCCTGTTAACCCTAGCAGTATCAGTGCCAGCCCTGAAGCCCCCGTCATGCGGCCATGGGATCAAAATTGAGGACTGCCACAAGAAAGCCTCGGCCTTGCAAAAGGGAATTTTCTACTGTGCACTATACATAATCGCAATCGGGACAGGAGGCACGAAGCCTAACATCTCCACCATGGGAGCTGATcagtttgatgattttgagccTAAAGAGAGGAGGCAAAAGCTTTCTTTCTTCAACTGGTGGATGTTCAGCATTTTCTTTGGAACCCTCTTCTCGAACACTTTCTTGATCTACATTCAGGACAATGTTGGCTGGAGTCTTGGCTATGGCCTCCCCACAATTGGCCTCCTCGTTTCCATTTTGCTGTTTCTTGTTGGAACGCCATTTTATAGACACAAGCTGCCTTCAGGGAGCCCCATGACTAGAATTGCACAAGTTATTGTGGCTGCAGTCAGGAAATGGAAGGAACCTGTCCCGATTGACCCAAAAGAGCTACATGAGTTGAGCTTGGAAGAATACTCAAAATCTAACAAATTCAGAATTGATCACACCCCTTCGTTaag ATTCCTTGACAAAGCCGCGGTAAAGACCGGACCAAGCTCACCGTGGATGCTATCTCCGGTGACTCAAGTAGAAGAAACGAAGCAAATGGTGAAAATGCTCCCAATTCTGATTGCAACACTCATACCAAGCGCAGCGGTGGCTCAAGGGGGCACACTATTCATCAAACAGGGCGCCACCCTGAATAGAAGCATGGGTCCTCATTTCAAAATCCCACCGGCGTGTCTCACAGCATTTATAACCATCTTCATGTTGGTCACCATCGTCATTTACGACCGTTACATGGTTCCATTCCTCAGGCGTTACACTAAAAACCCAAGAGGAATCACCTTGCTTCAGAGAATGGGAATTGGCCTTGTGTTGCATGTTGTTATCATGCTGACAGCTTGCTTTGTTGAAAGGAAAAGACTCCACGTTGCAAGAACAGACGGAGCTTTGGGTAAAGAGGACATCGTGCCTCTAACCATATTCATACTACTTCCTCAGTTTGCTTTAATGGGGGTGGCTGATAACTTCGTTGAAGTTGCAAAGCTGGAATTCTTTTACGACCAAGCTCCTGAAGGGATGAAAAGTCTAGGTACATCATATTTCACTACAAGCTTAGGAGTTGGGCATTTTTTGAGTTCGGTCCTATTGACGACTGTTTCGGATGTCACTAAAAGGAATGGTCACAGAGGGTGGGTTTTGGATAATctaaatatttctcatttagACTATTATTATGCGTTGTTGGCGATCTTGAGCTTCCTCAACTTGCTCTTCTATTTCCTCGTCGCAAAGTTGTTTGTTTATAATGTAGACGTGGACTCGAAAAGGGATTTGCAAGAAGCCATTGATGCTGCTGCACATAGCAAAGGTTTATCAGCTGAAGCTGGCACTGGATTCGGCTGA
- the LOC102621683 gene encoding uncharacterized protein LOC102621683 isoform X1: MGCFLACFGSSKDRKHRKRRHKVQPPVHQKNSRHNPVQSTVSSVVQEYSEKPEIPVSEVGVKAEQQLSPVARKKVTFDSNVKTYEHVFPEEEVADNLPEDSEEGKKEKEESSVKSNLSQSSSEASSITSSGSYPANHRYQNCRESDDEEELDYVDSDLDDEDEDGELDFDDVYEDDNDGIVESRIAGRKVDSKEVDSSMVTSGFNEGGKPVMVNRAARDRSAYVHSVLNPVENLTQWKALKAKGKPQFKQQKENSTVDQESQRASFNLEPSFQELSLSFKSKSDKPSKRANQEIAVDASLSNWLSSSETTPINKGSNTVSLSTTPEKMISQGSSNSVRSQDDRPILGALTLEEIKQFSASNSPRKSPSRSPDEMPIIGTVGTYWSPTSSSAKDSSSASSYKGIPNTTSKYREDKKVSWHSTPFETRLERALNNKGSAEAYSTHTRL; this comes from the exons ATGGGTTGCTTTCTTGCTTGTTTTGGTTCCTCCAAAGATCGGAAGCACCGCAAACGGAGACACAAGGTTCAACCTCCTGTCCAC CAGAAAAATTCAAGGCACAATCCTGTGCAATCTACAGTTTCTTCTGTCGTACAGGAATACTCAGAAAAGCCCGAGATCCCCGTTTCAGAAGTTGG GGTTAAGGCTGAGCAGCAGTTGAGCCCGGTTGCTAGAAAGAAAGTAACTTTTGACTCCAATGTCAAAACCTATGAGCATGTTTTTCCTGAAGAAGAAGTGGCTGATAACTTGCCTGAGGACAGTGAAGAAGGAAAGAAGGAGAAGGAGGAGAGTTCTGTGAAATCAAACCTGTCTCAGTCTTCTTCTGAAGCAAGTTCGATTACAAGCTCAGGATCTTATCCTGCTAATCATAGGTACCAGAATTGCAGAgaaagtgatgatgaagaagagttAGACTACGTGGATAGTGatcttgatgatgaagatgaggaTGGGGAACTAGATTTTGATGATGTCTATGAGGATGATAACGATGGGATTGTTGAATCAAGAATTGCTGGGCGAAAAGTTGATTCAAAGGAGGTTGACAGTTCAATGGTGACCAGTGGATTCAATGAAGGAGGGAAGCCAGTTATGGTTAACCGAGCTGCAAGAGACAGGAGTGCTTATGTACATTCTGTTTTGAATCCAGTTGAAAATCTCACTCAATGGAAGGCTTTGAAAGCAAAGGGGAAACCCCAATTCAAACAGCAGAAAGAGAATTCCACAGTGGATCAAGAATCCCAACGTGCTTCGTTTAACTTGGAGCCAAGTTTTCAGGAACTGTCACTCAGCttcaaatcaaaatctgaTAAGCCATCCAAGAGGGCAAACCAAGAAATAGCAGTGGATGCTAGCCTTTCAAACTGGTTGTCTTCATCAGAAACCACACCCATCAACAAGGGCAGCAACACAGTTTCTTTAAGCACGACACCTGAGAAAATGATATCACAAGGATCATCAAATTCAGTGAGGAGCCAAGATGATAGGCCTATATTGGGTGCACTGACTCTAGAAGAAATCAAGCAGTTCTCAGCTTCCAATTCACCAAGGAAGTCACCAAGTCGAAGCCCTGATGAGATGCCAATAATAGGTACTGTGGGGACTTACTGGAGTCCAACAAGCAGCAGTGCCAAGGATTCTAGCTCAGCATCTTCTTATAAAGGAATACCAAACACAACCAGCAAGTACAGAGAG GACAAGAAAGTTAGTTGGCATTCTACACCATTTGAGACAAGGTTGGAGAGAGCTTTGAACAACAAGGGTTCTGCTGAAGCTTACTCTACTCATACTAGATTGTGA
- the LOC102621683 gene encoding uncharacterized protein LOC102621683 isoform X2, with translation MGCFLACFGSSKDRKHRKRRHKVQPPVHKNSRHNPVQSTVSSVVQEYSEKPEIPVSEVGVKAEQQLSPVARKKVTFDSNVKTYEHVFPEEEVADNLPEDSEEGKKEKEESSVKSNLSQSSSEASSITSSGSYPANHRYQNCRESDDEEELDYVDSDLDDEDEDGELDFDDVYEDDNDGIVESRIAGRKVDSKEVDSSMVTSGFNEGGKPVMVNRAARDRSAYVHSVLNPVENLTQWKALKAKGKPQFKQQKENSTVDQESQRASFNLEPSFQELSLSFKSKSDKPSKRANQEIAVDASLSNWLSSSETTPINKGSNTVSLSTTPEKMISQGSSNSVRSQDDRPILGALTLEEIKQFSASNSPRKSPSRSPDEMPIIGTVGTYWSPTSSSAKDSSSASSYKGIPNTTSKYREDKKVSWHSTPFETRLERALNNKGSAEAYSTHTRL, from the exons ATGGGTTGCTTTCTTGCTTGTTTTGGTTCCTCCAAAGATCGGAAGCACCGCAAACGGAGACACAAGGTTCAACCTCCTGTCCAC AAAAATTCAAGGCACAATCCTGTGCAATCTACAGTTTCTTCTGTCGTACAGGAATACTCAGAAAAGCCCGAGATCCCCGTTTCAGAAGTTGG GGTTAAGGCTGAGCAGCAGTTGAGCCCGGTTGCTAGAAAGAAAGTAACTTTTGACTCCAATGTCAAAACCTATGAGCATGTTTTTCCTGAAGAAGAAGTGGCTGATAACTTGCCTGAGGACAGTGAAGAAGGAAAGAAGGAGAAGGAGGAGAGTTCTGTGAAATCAAACCTGTCTCAGTCTTCTTCTGAAGCAAGTTCGATTACAAGCTCAGGATCTTATCCTGCTAATCATAGGTACCAGAATTGCAGAgaaagtgatgatgaagaagagttAGACTACGTGGATAGTGatcttgatgatgaagatgaggaTGGGGAACTAGATTTTGATGATGTCTATGAGGATGATAACGATGGGATTGTTGAATCAAGAATTGCTGGGCGAAAAGTTGATTCAAAGGAGGTTGACAGTTCAATGGTGACCAGTGGATTCAATGAAGGAGGGAAGCCAGTTATGGTTAACCGAGCTGCAAGAGACAGGAGTGCTTATGTACATTCTGTTTTGAATCCAGTTGAAAATCTCACTCAATGGAAGGCTTTGAAAGCAAAGGGGAAACCCCAATTCAAACAGCAGAAAGAGAATTCCACAGTGGATCAAGAATCCCAACGTGCTTCGTTTAACTTGGAGCCAAGTTTTCAGGAACTGTCACTCAGCttcaaatcaaaatctgaTAAGCCATCCAAGAGGGCAAACCAAGAAATAGCAGTGGATGCTAGCCTTTCAAACTGGTTGTCTTCATCAGAAACCACACCCATCAACAAGGGCAGCAACACAGTTTCTTTAAGCACGACACCTGAGAAAATGATATCACAAGGATCATCAAATTCAGTGAGGAGCCAAGATGATAGGCCTATATTGGGTGCACTGACTCTAGAAGAAATCAAGCAGTTCTCAGCTTCCAATTCACCAAGGAAGTCACCAAGTCGAAGCCCTGATGAGATGCCAATAATAGGTACTGTGGGGACTTACTGGAGTCCAACAAGCAGCAGTGCCAAGGATTCTAGCTCAGCATCTTCTTATAAAGGAATACCAAACACAACCAGCAAGTACAGAGAG GACAAGAAAGTTAGTTGGCATTCTACACCATTTGAGACAAGGTTGGAGAGAGCTTTGAACAACAAGGGTTCTGCTGAAGCTTACTCTACTCATACTAGATTGTGA